The following DNA comes from Peribacillus sp. FSL E2-0218.
GTTCTTCGCTATCTTCAGGGGGAAAAGATTGAACGACAAGGAAAAAGCTATAGCAAACCACCTGTGAATCGTCAGAATCATCAGCTCTATTTATATGTTGGCGAATTGGAGGGCATTTATAAAGAAACCGCACAAAAGCATATGGTCGACTATACGAAGAAGGCCCACCTTGAATTCATCAAGGAAGGCTATTTGGAGTCCAATCTATTATTTGAGTTGAATCCAGAAGGAACTCATGATGACCTATTCTTCTCCAACTACTTCATTGAGGCACTTCGCCGGTTATTTGGCATAAACGGTTGAATCGTTACCTATCACAAAAACCGCCAAGATTGGTGATGTTCACCAAGCCTTGGCGGTTTCTTTTTTACAACGGTCTTCAGCCATTGGCGAATCGAAAGTCCCCGCTCATGATGGTCGGCACGACATAAGCATGATTTTGAGACTGTTCAACAGCCTTTCATCGATAAAGTGATTGCCATCAGCATAGGTACAGCAAAACCCTTATTGGTGAATCGAATTTTCTTCTTTCAGCTTTACCTTCCCCTTGCGCGTGCCCACTCCCAATGCAATCGCAGCCCCTATGCAACTGAAAAGGCAGCCAGCAGCCAAGAAAATGGAGGGATCGGAATCACCAATCATTACTGAAGCCAAACCTCCTATTGCTGGGAAAAGAGCGACCATGTACCCGCTTTTCGCTCCACCTATTTTATCTACAAGCTTTAGGTAGAACAGCCAGGCCCCAAAGGAGGCGAATATCGTTAAATAAAACAAAGCAGATAAATATGAAAGGGATGTAGGCAGACTAACAGCTTGCCCTTTAATGAACACGATTGCCCATAAAAGAATGCCCCCCGCTGCAAACCCAAGTACATTAGCATAGATTGGGTTCACCTGCTTCTTGGCATTTCGAGCTGAGCTCGCATCGCCCAATGCCGTCAGGATGGTCCCAAGAACGGCAATCATGATACCTTTTATATCCTGAAAACCATGAATGTCATGTAAGCTTGGGTAAATAACGATGCACACAGCCAGCACACCGATTATTCCGCCAATCAAGATACGGAAATGCAAAGGCTCTTTCAAAAAAATCCGAAGAGCAATGGGTGTTAAAATAACCTTCAATGAAAATATCAATGTAACCATGGCTGCTGAACTTAAGATAGTCGCGTAATAAAGACATAAATAGCTCAAGGCAAAATTACATATTCCAAATACGATAATATATGGAATATCCTTTTTCTTTGGTTTACCTGCAGGTTTAAGAATGCACAACAGAATCAAGAATAAGACTGCCGTCAAACTTAAACGATAGGTTAAAGATAATTCTAAACTAACGGGTGTACCTTGTATCTTTACTGCAATAAAATTAAGCCCCCATACTACTAAACAAAATATGTACATAAAGTTGGTCATATGTTTACTGAATCCAATCTTTTGGAGAAAGGAATATCAAAATAAGTGAAAACCTCCGTTAAAGCAATGGTTAAATGGGCTATCTGTTCTTCAGTGTGATTGGGTGTGACATTCACCCTAAAGCGTTCTGTACCGACAGCTACTGTAGGTGAATTGATAGGTTGTAAGTATATCTGATGGTTTTCAAGCAGTCTCTTGGCTGCTTCCTTACATTTCTTCGCATCTCCGATTAAAACCGGAAGAATATGAGTCTCGCTTGCTGCCATTATCGGAATGCCTGCCTTCGTTAGATACTCTCTTAAAGTGTTTGTCTTCTCTTGCAGTACGATCCGCTCTTTATCCGATGATAGCAGATGTTGAATACTCGCGTGACAAGCCGCTATGACTGCGGGTGGCAGGGACGTGGTGAATATGAAGCCTGATGCAAACGAACGAACCGCATCGATTATTGAAACAGAAGCAGTAATATACCCTCCTATTACGCCAATGGCCTTGGCCATAGTGCCTTGAATGATATCCACTTTATGGGCAATGCCAAGTTCTGCAGCAATCCCTGCACCTCTGGGTCCATACATTCCAATGGCATGAACTTCATCGAGGAAAGTAATCGCGTTATACTTTTCAGCAAGGGCTACAATCTCTTCGATCGGCGAAATATCCCCATCCATTGAGTAAACCGATTCAAAAACAATGATCTTTGGTCTATCAAGGGGTTGTCCTTCCAATAATCCTTCTAAGTGAGCTACATCATTATGCTTAAATATCGATTTTTCAACTTTAGCACTGCCAATACCATTAATAATGGACGCATGATTACGTTCATCCGAAAACACGATACAATTTGAGAATAGCTTTAATAGACATTGCAGTGTGGCATCATTTGACCCATAACCCGTAGGGAAAACAAGAGCCGATTCTTTGCCATGCCATTCTGCAAGCGTTTTTTCCAGCTCCGCATATTGATAATGTGTCCCTCCTATATTACGAGATCCACCAGAGCCAGCCCCATACATATTAATTGCATCGTGCATGGCATCCGTTACTAGTGAGTGCTGGGACATCCCTAAATAATCATTGCTGCACCATACCACTACCGGTTTACCATTTTCGTCACCATTCAACTTGGCTAAGGGATATTGACCATTTATACGATTCAACGTGACAAAACTGCGATATTGCCCGCTTTCTTTTAGTTTATTTAGCTCACCGTTAATGATTTTCTCATACATGATTTAACCACCTAAGTCATTTTATTTTTTACCCACTTAAATTATTAATAGAATGACAAATTGGCAATTTATCAGTGATGATATGAATAATTTAAATGGAATAATAAAGAAATATTACCAAATAAAAGAAAAATGTCAATTGAAATTATTATTTTAACATACATAATATTCTGATATTTAATCATATACTCCTATCTCCCCTATTACAAATGCTATTCAGCAATAAAATATTATAAAAATACGTTCTATTTACCCAAGTACCTTGAACCTTTTTCTTCTAATCTGTCCCGCTAGCAAATGGAGACCAATTTGTCCCTTGAATTTGAAGTGGCCACTAGGAAAGTATAAAAGCGACCTCCATCCAGAACTATTTACAACAAAAAGAATCCAACTCGGACCATGTCTTTCAAGTTGGATTCTTCCCCCCAGCAAATTTCAAATAAAATTAAATAGGCTATTCTTCAACTTCTTTATATGGTTTATCCTGCTCTACCTTCCCCCACAAATAAAAAGCCCCTGACACTAGAAGTGCCAAGGGTTTGATAGAGTATGAATGAATGAATGAATGAATATTAATTGATTGCATCTTAAGTAACCTTATTCATCCTCCACTGGACTCCGCTTCAGCTACATTCTTGACACGGTCCAAAAATTCAACGACCACTTTATCGGTGGCGAATAGTAATAACCATTTCAGGTACCATTTTAACGGGCGGCTGCTGACTGTGTATGTAAAGGAAGTTCTGCTGTCATTGATTTTATTCATTTCGTATAAAGCTGTAATTTCAAACATTTTGGCAAGGATGAAGCCTACTTTTAGCTTTTTCTCATCCGCTTCATTGGTATAGGCGAGTGTTTCGATATCATATTCTTCTGTTCGTTTGCCTTCTCTATATTTTTGGCGATATATGCTCCCGACCACTTCCTCCGTTATTTTGATGGGCTTTTGTTCAATCACTTGGGGCATGATTTTTTGCATATTTTCTACAGAACCGTCAAGATACCTCCATACATGTTCGATCGGAGCGTTTATTTCGATCTCTTTTTTCCACGATTTCACTGAACATCACCTCTATCTCGATTATATTTACTTTTTCAGGAAAATCCAAACAGTTTAATTTAAAGAAGAAGGTAAAATCAAAAAAATCGTAAAAGTGTCCTTTTACGATTTGACATAAGGTATTATACTCATTGGAATGTTGTTCAAACCGATCCCAGCTTGGCATACTGACAACAGTAACTTCAAAACCTTCTTTTCCTAGTGTATGTTGAGCTGCAACAGCAAGAGCCACTTCAGAATTGGAGGCAAGTAGCTAGCTAACGCCGTTTCTTTTGATCAGCTAAAACATAAACTCCGCACTTCACACTTTCATACGCCTGCTCTTAC
Coding sequences within:
- a CDS encoding DMT family transporter translates to MTNFMYIFCLVVWGLNFIAVKIQGTPVSLELSLTYRLSLTAVLFLILLCILKPAGKPKKKDIPYIIVFGICNFALSYLCLYYATILSSAAMVTLIFSLKVILTPIALRIFLKEPLHFRILIGGIIGVLAVCIVIYPSLHDIHGFQDIKGIMIAVLGTILTALGDASSARNAKKQVNPIYANVLGFAAGGILLWAIVFIKGQAVSLPTSLSYLSALFYLTIFASFGAWLFYLKLVDKIGGAKSGYMVALFPAIGGLASVMIGDSDPSIFLAAGCLFSCIGAAIALGVGTRKGKVKLKEENSIHQ
- the hemA gene encoding 5-aminolevulinate synthase; translation: MYEKIINGELNKLKESGQYRSFVTLNRINGQYPLAKLNGDENGKPVVVWCSNDYLGMSQHSLVTDAMHDAINMYGAGSGGSRNIGGTHYQYAELEKTLAEWHGKESALVFPTGYGSNDATLQCLLKLFSNCIVFSDERNHASIINGIGSAKVEKSIFKHNDVAHLEGLLEGQPLDRPKIIVFESVYSMDGDISPIEEIVALAEKYNAITFLDEVHAIGMYGPRGAGIAAELGIAHKVDIIQGTMAKAIGVIGGYITASVSIIDAVRSFASGFIFTTSLPPAVIAACHASIQHLLSSDKERIVLQEKTNTLREYLTKAGIPIMAASETHILPVLIGDAKKCKEAAKRLLENHQIYLQPINSPTVAVGTERFRVNVTPNHTEEQIAHLTIALTEVFTYFDIPFSKRLDSVNI
- a CDS encoding SRPBCC family protein; translation: MKSWKKEIEINAPIEHVWRYLDGSVENMQKIMPQVIEQKPIKITEEVVGSIYRQKYREGKRTEEYDIETLAYTNEADEKKLKVGFILAKMFEITALYEMNKINDSRTSFTYTVSSRPLKWYLKWLLLFATDKVVVEFLDRVKNVAEAESSGG